One Nitrospirota bacterium genomic window carries:
- a CDS encoding ATP-binding protein, with product MIITKLEYSENVFGRQWKLKSTDLSMHNLIIGLNATGKTRSLNAILDLRLCIMKSIIYSSFMKNSQRSWDIEFLDTQITPPVKYVYKLILSEIQVELEEFKNDERVLIKREKDNGQIFSESTKKMIDFSPPEKELTVNVRRDKKEFPFLEKLWSWADEFRSLNFTQFSPHFVMYKDTLERFNQDLVIASLELILNIKRMDALIADFTNIGYPIKNIEVIKIPNGDSFINVNEESLGFNTSQGYMSQGMLRALSTIIIVEAFLIRNTPYTLVIDDIGEGLDFERSSKLTKLIMGKLKDTKIQLIAASNDRFLINAVDITSLNILERTGHTVESYNYFNNKEMFDEFSLTGLNNFDLLTGKMYKEWDNN from the coding sequence ATGATTATTACTAAACTTGAATATAGTGAAAACGTTTTTGGCAGACAATGGAAATTAAAAAGTACTGATCTGAGTATGCACAATTTAATTATCGGCCTTAACGCTACAGGTAAGACCAGATCCTTGAACGCTATATTGGATTTGAGATTATGTATCATGAAATCAATCATTTACAGTAGCTTTATGAAAAATTCGCAACGATCATGGGATATTGAATTTTTAGATACTCAAATTACGCCACCAGTTAAATATGTTTATAAATTGATATTATCAGAAATACAAGTAGAACTTGAGGAATTTAAAAATGATGAACGTGTGTTAATAAAAAGAGAAAAAGATAACGGTCAGATATTTTCTGAAAGCACAAAAAAAATGATAGATTTCTCACCTCCTGAAAAAGAGTTAACGGTAAACGTGCGTCGTGATAAAAAAGAATTTCCTTTTCTGGAAAAATTGTGGTCATGGGCAGATGAATTTCGTTCCTTAAACTTTACACAGTTTAGCCCGCATTTTGTTATGTATAAAGACACGCTTGAGAGATTTAATCAGGACTTGGTAATAGCATCTTTAGAACTTATTTTAAATATTAAGAGAATGGATGCCCTTATAGCTGACTTTACAAACATTGGTTATCCCATCAAAAATATTGAAGTTATCAAAATTCCAAATGGAGACTCTTTTATAAACGTTAATGAGGAAAGTTTAGGGTTTAATACTTCTCAGGGTTATATGTCGCAGGGTATGCTTCGGGCACTTTCAACAATTATCATAGTTGAAGCATTTTTGATAAGGAACACACCATATACCCTTGTAATAGACGATATTGGGGAGGGTTTGGATTTTGAAAGGTCTTCTAAGCTTACGAAACTTATTATGGGAAAACTCAAGGATACGAAAATACAGCTAATTGCAGCATCCAATGACAGATTTTTAATAAATGCCGTGGATATTACTTCGTTGAACATACTGGAAAGAACCGGACATACAGTTGAGTCTTATAATTATTTCAATAATAAAGAAATGTTTGATGAGTTTTCACTTACCGGTTTAAATAACTTTGATCTTCTTACCGGGAAAATGTACAAAGAATGGGATAATAATTGA
- a CDS encoding DUF4276 family protein — MKKIAFFVEGQTEAIFLENFLLAYMGYHNLELERCKYIGQYLTKVTMLENPNAIYEVLIYDVSGDSSVASKIKERAESMIKVNGYDYIIGLHDLYHIKINEEKIKKEEKKKVIGAFRKLFKNKDYYERIILVLAIMEIEAWFLMDSKMFCKIESLLTHNFIKKELGYDLINDNPESYPHPTKIIDKIYHLCGKSYDKHKDDSYKIAYNLDYTDLCLNGEYRNKVESWRYFLDCINLVFE, encoded by the coding sequence TTGAAAAAAATAGCTTTTTTTGTCGAGGGACAAACTGAAGCGATTTTTCTTGAAAATTTTTTGTTAGCTTATATGGGTTATCATAATTTAGAACTAGAACGATGCAAGTATATAGGTCAATATCTCACAAAAGTTACTATGCTAGAAAATCCAAATGCAATTTATGAAGTTCTAATCTATGATGTAAGCGGTGATAGTAGCGTTGCATCAAAAATTAAAGAAAGAGCAGAGTCTATGATTAAAGTCAATGGATACGACTATATCATCGGTCTTCATGATCTATATCATATAAAAATAAATGAGGAAAAAATAAAAAAAGAAGAAAAGAAGAAAGTTATAGGAGCTTTTAGAAAGTTATTCAAAAACAAGGATTATTATGAAAGAATAATCCTTGTACTTGCAATAATGGAAATAGAGGCATGGTTTCTGATGGATTCTAAGATGTTTTGTAAAATTGAGAGTTTGCTAACCCATAACTTTATCAAAAAAGAATTGGGATATGATTTAATCAACGATAATCCTGAATCTTACCCTCATCCTACAAAAATTATTGATAAAATCTATCATTTATGCGGCAAAAGTTATGACAAACACAAAGATGACTCGTACAAAATAGCCTATAATTTGGACTATACTGATCTATGTCTAAACGGCGAGTATAGAAACAAAGTAGAAAGCTGGAGGTACTTCTTAGATTGCATCAATTTGGTTTTTGAATAA
- a CDS encoding PocR ligand-binding domain-containing protein: MTYKLSEIFDIKELQELSASFTRLTGTHTVILDIDGNILTASGWQQICTKFHRVNPITEVRCKESDFILAEKVNAKEQYNVCRCKNGLVDVAVPIIIDGAHMGNLFTGQFLFEPPNEQYFIRQAEECGFNKDEYLEALSKVPVFTEEYVKMIVDFLLRLAMLIGETGLAKKKTLESMERDLRDSEEKYRLLFTHENDAIFLCDAETYEFIDSNDAWCNLYGYSREEMKGASVTIISAEPEKSFAIAKKAKTTSRQRVTNILHRHKDGTVFSVELSIGFFTYKGRDVFCIISRDITERIRIEEALKQFTINLENRVAEEIEKNRLKDQLMYEQSRHMAMGELLVNIAHQWRQPLAAIGLLVQDIRDAYMCNELNEGYLDKSITDVMSELVALSNTIDGFKDFYLSNQQKEVLRIKDVIESALSITNVYFEVKDIIIEKEIDDGLTLNVVPSEFAQVILNILSNVRDVFDQRHVSTRIVKINSYKDTSDGKVVITITDNGGGVREDIIGRIFDPYFTTKDKSRGTGLGLYITKLIVEKSMKGAISVRNIDGWCEFKIVV, from the coding sequence ATGACCTACAAGCTATCAGAAATTTTCGACATTAAGGAATTGCAGGAACTCTCTGCAAGTTTTACCAGACTTACGGGAACACATACTGTAATTTTAGATATAGACGGTAATATACTTACTGCAAGCGGCTGGCAACAGATCTGTACTAAATTTCATCGTGTAAACCCCATAACTGAGGTAAGATGCAAAGAGAGTGATTTTATCCTTGCTGAGAAAGTAAATGCAAAAGAGCAATACAACGTTTGCAGATGCAAAAATGGCCTTGTGGATGTTGCAGTGCCTATAATTATTGACGGCGCGCATATGGGAAATCTCTTTACAGGACAGTTCCTTTTTGAGCCGCCAAATGAACAATACTTTATCAGACAAGCTGAGGAGTGTGGTTTTAATAAGGATGAGTATCTTGAGGCGCTTTCAAAGGTCCCGGTATTTACTGAGGAATATGTAAAAATGATAGTTGATTTCCTGCTGCGTCTTGCCATGCTTATTGGTGAAACAGGACTGGCAAAGAAAAAAACGTTGGAGTCAATGGAAAGAGACCTCAGAGACAGTGAAGAGAAGTACAGGTTACTGTTTACGCATGAAAATGACGCTATATTTCTTTGTGACGCTGAAACATATGAGTTTATTGATTCAAATGATGCGTGGTGTAATCTGTATGGTTACAGCAGGGAGGAGATGAAAGGCGCAAGTGTAACCATTATATCAGCGGAACCTGAAAAATCATTTGCAATAGCAAAAAAGGCAAAAACTACATCACGCCAGAGAGTGACCAACATCTTGCACAGACATAAGGATGGAACAGTGTTTTCCGTTGAGTTGAGCATAGGTTTTTTTACCTATAAGGGCCGAGATGTGTTTTGTATAATATCAAGAGACATCACAGAGCGAATACGTATAGAGGAGGCGCTAAAGCAGTTCACTATCAATCTTGAGAACAGGGTGGCTGAGGAGATAGAAAAAAACAGGTTAAAAGACCAGCTGATGTATGAACAGTCCCGTCACATGGCAATGGGAGAGCTGCTGGTAAACATTGCTCATCAGTGGAGACAGCCCCTTGCTGCAATTGGCCTTTTAGTGCAGGATATACGGGACGCTTACATGTGTAATGAATTAAATGAAGGCTATCTGGATAAAAGTATTACAGATGTTATGTCAGAGCTAGTGGCGCTTTCAAATACGATAGATGGCTTCAAAGATTTTTATCTTAGCAATCAGCAAAAAGAGGTACTCAGGATTAAAGATGTGATAGAGAGTGCATTGTCAATTACAAATGTGTATTTTGAGGTAAAAGATATTATTATTGAGAAGGAAATTGATGATGGGCTGACTCTGAACGTGGTACCCAGCGAGTTTGCCCAGGTAATACTGAACATACTGTCTAACGTCAGGGATGTTTTTGATCAAAGACATGTCTCAACGCGTATTGTTAAGATTAACTCATACAAAGATACGTCCGATGGCAAAGTAGTTATCACTATCACTGACAACGGAGGCGGAGTGCGTGAGGACATTATCGGTAGAATTTTTGACCCATATTTTACAACCAAAGATAAGTCTAGAGGGACAGGACTCGGTTTATACATCACAAAACTCATAGTGGAAAAGAGTATGAAAGGCGCTATTTCGGTAAGAAACATTGATGGCTGGTGTGAGTTTAAGATAGTGGTGTAG
- a CDS encoding hemerythrin family protein: MSLITWNDNLSVRVKELDDQHKKLISLINDLFDAVTARKGKDVLGAVLTELIEYTKYHFGNEERLFAAHGYPQTVAHKQEHDDLTQKVISFDAQFKAGRAMVDLLLMNFLKDWLTKHIVGTDKQYSAFLNEKGIK, encoded by the coding sequence ATGTCACTAATTACGTGGAATGACAATTTAAGTGTGCGTGTAAAGGAGCTGGATGATCAACACAAGAAACTGATATCTTTGATTAATGACCTGTTTGATGCTGTAACGGCTAGAAAAGGCAAGGATGTACTTGGGGCGGTATTAACCGAACTGATAGAGTACACAAAGTATCACTTTGGTAATGAGGAGAGACTGTTTGCTGCCCATGGTTATCCACAGACAGTTGCCCACAAACAGGAGCATGATGATTTAACACAAAAGGTGATAAGTTTTGATGCTCAGTTTAAAGCCGGCCGTGCTATGGTTGATCTGTTACTTATGAATTTCCTGAAAGACTGGCTTACCAAACACATCGTTGGCACAGACAAACAGTACTCGGCGTTTTTAAATGAGAAAGGTATCAAGTAA
- a CDS encoding AarF/ABC1/UbiB kinase family protein has product MFSEILKLTKTYKNINRITQILNILAKHGFGQFIEQLNLSRLIPFRKRLKIFTQVEIIETTIAERLRRAFSDLGPSFIKLAQILSSRPDLITEKFAAEFAKLQDEVPPFPFEGVKETIEADLHLPIDQIFAKIDRTPIAAASVAQVHKAVLNDGTKVVVKVQRPNIRQTIETDINIMRLLASMMLRYIPGAEIFNPVGIVEEFAKTIKKELNFMEEAKNVQRFARNFKKVESIKIPILYPAYTSERVIVLERIEGIRINDVKSMERLGLDKGEIAENLVNAYFKMILEDGFFHADPHPGNLFIVDDGIIGIVDYGMAAWLTPDVMESIAGILIAIVNKDFESLIDEFISLGMVTEEVDIDRFRKEFLNDMMEILIPLYDTALAEINFAEYLDTITKLSLKHKLKIPSSLLLIDKCMLMVDSIVREIDKDFNFITASAPYTTMLIRKKYGPKKMYAKVGKNLSDLADSLIDTPKKLRVLIRKMINNEFIVKFNIIGVERLIRDFDRSTNRLSFSIVTASIIMSSAILTMSGIGAKVFDMPAIGTLGFIISFFLGIWLIISIIRSGRF; this is encoded by the coding sequence ATGTTTTCTGAAATCCTGAAACTCACTAAAACCTACAAAAATATAAACAGAATAACTCAGATTCTGAACATTCTTGCAAAGCATGGGTTTGGACAGTTTATTGAGCAACTTAACTTAAGCCGTTTGATACCTTTTAGAAAGCGGTTGAAAATTTTTACCCAGGTTGAAATAATAGAAACGACAATAGCAGAGCGGCTGAGGCGGGCGTTTTCTGACCTTGGGCCGTCATTTATAAAACTTGCTCAGATACTGTCCTCACGCCCGGACCTGATAACAGAGAAATTTGCTGCCGAGTTTGCAAAGCTGCAGGATGAAGTGCCGCCATTTCCGTTTGAAGGTGTAAAGGAGACAATAGAGGCAGATCTACATCTGCCAATTGATCAAATATTTGCTAAAATAGATAGAACTCCAATTGCAGCGGCCTCAGTTGCTCAAGTACATAAGGCAGTGCTCAATGACGGCACAAAGGTTGTGGTTAAGGTACAGAGGCCAAACATTCGCCAAACCATAGAGACCGACATAAATATCATGCGGCTTCTGGCCTCCATGATGCTTAGGTATATCCCAGGGGCTGAGATATTTAACCCTGTGGGGATAGTTGAGGAGTTTGCAAAAACCATAAAAAAAGAACTGAATTTTATGGAGGAAGCTAAGAACGTACAACGCTTTGCGAGGAATTTTAAAAAAGTTGAGAGCATAAAAATCCCGATACTCTATCCTGCCTATACATCAGAGAGAGTTATTGTGCTTGAACGGATTGAGGGTATAAGGATAAACGATGTAAAGTCAATGGAAAGGCTTGGGTTAGATAAAGGCGAGATAGCGGAAAATCTTGTTAATGCCTACTTTAAGATGATTCTAGAGGATGGTTTTTTTCATGCTGACCCACATCCAGGAAATCTTTTTATTGTTGATGACGGCATAATAGGCATAGTGGATTATGGCATGGCGGCGTGGCTTACTCCTGATGTCATGGAAAGCATTGCAGGAATTCTTATAGCCATCGTCAACAAGGATTTTGAGAGTCTGATTGATGAGTTTATATCCTTAGGGATGGTCACAGAAGAGGTGGACATAGACAGGTTCAGAAAGGAATTTCTAAACGATATGATGGAAATTCTCATACCTCTTTATGACACTGCACTTGCTGAGATTAATTTTGCCGAGTACCTTGACACTATAACCAAACTTTCCCTTAAGCACAAACTTAAAATTCCGTCCTCGCTCTTATTAATAGATAAGTGTATGCTCATGGTAGATAGCATAGTGAGGGAAATAGATAAGGATTTTAACTTTATCACGGCCTCAGCCCCATACACAACCATGCTTATCAGGAAAAAGTACGGCCCTAAGAAGATGTATGCTAAAGTTGGGAAAAACCTCTCGGATCTGGCCGATTCCCTTATTGATACCCCTAAGAAACTGCGGGTACTGATTAGAAAAATGATAAATAATGAGTTCATTGTGAAGTTTAACATAATCGGCGTAGAGCGTCTTATCCGGGATTTCGACCGTTCGACCAACCGTCTTTCTTTTAGCATTGTGACAGCTTCAATCATAATGAGCTCAGCCATATTAACAATGTCAGGGATAGGAGCTAAGGTTTTTGATATGCCTGCAATTGGGACTTTGGGCTTTATAATATCCTTTTTTCTGGGGATATGGCTTATTATCTCCATTATACGATCGGGAAGGTTTTGA
- a CDS encoding LL-diaminopimelate aminotransferase, translating into MADRVKNLPPYLFERIDKLKREALKRGDDLIDLSIGDPDIPTPAHIVAALQRAAENPAHHRYPSYEGMFSFRKAVADWYGRRFQANIRPENEVLSLIGSKEGIGHIPFAFVNPGDVVLCPSPGYPVYSIGTLFAGGFPYFMPLRAENDFRPDFSQIPEEIYKRAKLMFLNYPNNPTSACASREFFGDAIDFAYKYNIIICHDAAYSEIYYDGNKPLSFLEVDGAKDVGIEFHSLSKTYNMTGWRVGFAVGNKDVIFGLGKIKTNLDSGVFQAIQEAAICALETDDSALSAIRDTYQSRRDALYDGLASIGLTANKPDATFYLWSIVPEGFTSETFSEYLLEKAAVMATPGNGFGESAEGYIRFALTVPVSRINEAVERIRKII; encoded by the coding sequence ATGGCAGACAGAGTTAAAAACCTGCCGCCATACCTATTTGAGCGTATAGACAAATTAAAACGAGAGGCTCTCAAACGTGGGGATGACCTGATAGACTTAAGCATTGGAGACCCCGATATTCCCACCCCGGCGCACATAGTGGCGGCACTTCAAAGGGCTGCTGAAAACCCTGCCCATCATCGTTATCCCTCATACGAGGGGATGTTTTCGTTTCGTAAGGCAGTGGCAGACTGGTATGGCAGGCGGTTTCAGGCAAATATAAGACCAGAAAACGAGGTGCTGTCTCTGATTGGCTCAAAAGAGGGGATAGGGCATATACCTTTTGCGTTTGTTAATCCCGGAGATGTTGTGTTGTGTCCATCGCCAGGGTATCCAGTGTATTCAATAGGAACGCTTTTTGCCGGAGGTTTTCCATATTTTATGCCTCTTCGTGCTGAAAATGATTTCAGGCCGGATTTCAGCCAGATACCGGAGGAAATATATAAGCGTGCAAAGCTTATGTTTTTAAATTATCCGAATAACCCTACAAGTGCCTGCGCAAGCCGCGAGTTTTTTGGTGATGCCATAGACTTTGCGTATAAATATAACATCATCATATGCCACGATGCAGCCTATAGTGAAATCTACTATGATGGGAATAAACCGCTGAGTTTTCTTGAGGTGGACGGAGCGAAAGACGTCGGTATAGAGTTTCACTCGCTCTCTAAGACATACAATATGACGGGCTGGCGTGTGGGGTTTGCTGTTGGCAATAAGGATGTTATCTTTGGTCTTGGTAAAATTAAAACCAACCTTGACTCCGGCGTGTTTCAGGCAATACAGGAGGCAGCCATCTGTGCTCTTGAGACGGATGACTCGGCGCTAAGTGCCATAAGAGACACGTATCAGTCAAGACGCGATGCTCTATATGACGGACTGGCGTCAATCGGACTTACTGCAAATAAACCAGATGCGACGTTTTATCTGTGGAGTATAGTGCCGGAGGGATTTACATCGGAGACATTTTCCGAGTACCTTCTTGAGAAAGCCGCTGTGATGGCAACTCCGGGAAATGGCTTTGGAGAAAGCGCAGAGGGATATATACGCTTTGCCCTCACTGTGCCGGTATCGCGAATAAATGAGGCCGTTGAGCGTATTAGAAAGATTATTTGA
- the mnmA gene encoding tRNA 2-thiouridine(34) synthase MnmA produces the protein MDSSVAAYLLRERGFEVHGVSFILWETRQRSGHAACCSLDSIVDASLTSGALGIKHREIDVRDIFIEKVIEPFISDYRKGLTPNPCILCNKHIKFPILMAEAERLGIDYISTGHYAQTENNTLKAGVDGKKDQSYFLYVLERDMLKNIIFPLGNLTKETVREVAINLNFASAHRAESQDICFTEGGNYRKFIKDYIGPQGNSGGKIVDIDGKTLGVHEGLYAYTLGQRRATGVAGGVPLYVVDIDVHNNVLVLGPRKYVMKQEISVSDVNMLIADRIEFPIRVKVKFRSTMKAVTGDLSKNNDGGITVAFEEPQWAPARGQSAVFYIGEQVIGGGIIV, from the coding sequence GTGGATTCCTCCGTGGCGGCGTATCTGCTCAGGGAGCGTGGGTTTGAGGTGCATGGGGTGAGTTTTATTCTTTGGGAGACACGTCAAAGGAGCGGCCATGCGGCGTGTTGTTCGTTGGATTCAATTGTCGATGCTTCATTAACCTCAGGAGCTTTGGGCATAAAACACAGGGAAATTGACGTCAGGGATATTTTTATTGAAAAGGTGATAGAGCCGTTCATTTCAGATTACAGAAAGGGGTTAACCCCAAATCCATGTATCCTATGCAATAAGCACATAAAGTTTCCAATACTGATGGCAGAGGCAGAGCGTCTGGGGATTGATTATATTTCAACCGGACACTATGCACAAACTGAAAATAACACACTGAAAGCCGGTGTTGACGGTAAAAAGGATCAATCGTATTTTTTGTATGTTTTAGAGCGTGATATGTTAAAAAATATCATTTTTCCTCTTGGCAACTTAACAAAAGAGACTGTGCGGGAGGTTGCCATAAATCTTAATTTTGCATCGGCACACAGAGCTGAAAGCCAGGATATTTGCTTTACTGAGGGCGGTAACTACCGCAAATTTATAAAAGACTATATTGGCCCGCAAGGAAATTCAGGCGGCAAAATAGTTGACATTGACGGTAAAACTCTTGGTGTGCACGAGGGGCTTTATGCCTACACGTTAGGCCAGAGAAGAGCAACAGGGGTGGCCGGTGGTGTTCCGCTTTATGTGGTTGATATAGATGTGCACAATAATGTGTTAGTTCTGGGTCCCAGAAAATATGTAATGAAGCAGGAAATAAGTGTATCGGATGTTAACATGTTAATTGCTGACAGAATAGAGTTTCCTATAAGGGTTAAGGTTAAATTTCGTTCAACTATGAAAGCCGTTACCGGAGACTTATCTAAAAACAATGATGGCGGAATAACCGTGGCATTTGAAGAGCCTCAGTGGGCGCCGGCCAGGGGGCAGAGTGCTGTTTTCTATATTGGGGAGCAAGTTATAGGCGGTGGTATTATTGTGTGA
- a CDS encoding response regulator: protein MRILIAEDDFTSRTLLQHFLTPFGDVDVTVNGAEAVEAFMLAMDEGQAYDLICLDIMMPEMDGLKALKNIRDKEKAMGITPNDEVKIVMTTALDSAKDVLDAYYRGGCNDYLTKPIDTKKLQSLLRNYGFTTE, encoded by the coding sequence ATGAGAATACTGATAGCAGAGGATGACTTTACAAGCCGCACACTATTGCAGCATTTTTTGACCCCGTTTGGGGATGTGGACGTTACTGTAAATGGGGCAGAGGCTGTTGAGGCTTTTATGCTTGCAATGGATGAGGGACAAGCCTATGACCTTATTTGCCTTGACATCATGATGCCGGAAATGGACGGATTAAAGGCATTAAAAAACATTCGCGACAAAGAAAAAGCAATGGGAATTACTCCCAACGATGAAGTTAAAATAGTAATGACTACTGCCCTTGACTCAGCCAAAGACGTACTTGATGCATATTACCGCGGCGGCTGTAACGATTATCTTACAAAACCAATTGACACAAAAAAGCTGCAATCACTGCTTAGAAACTACGGTTTTACCACCGAATAG
- a CDS encoding response regulator, whose translation MDNVVAAQGGMISSHAGTGDKYRNLVENMHDFVLEIDTNWRIIFANNSFALNTGYSVDALLNTDIMAYIHPDDINTCMQIAGENALHHTPLEYRFRKNDGSYIVLASKTNHLYDSYGNLTSYLLVSFDITARKQVEAQLRTDKETAEAANVAKSDFIASISHELRTPMNGIIGMTELTLETELSSEQRRNLEMVRDSAHSLLHLLNSVLDYSKMEAGKFELDSMEFNLYDAVESSLDPLLVQFQKKGIKLHCIIEPDVPVMVMGDPARLRQIIINICGNAIKFTEKGSVTLKLSKGAALDGTVTLHFTITDTGIGIPKGREGAIFDSFTQADRSTARKYGGTGLGLTITKKLIVLMGGDITVSSTVNVGTTFNFTIQCHALTDRGVELKPSLAKIFSGKSIIVADSDELSRQVLVNMSKWCGFSVYEAESASEIEDAYKQAAASGTQIAVAIISSELKDADGFSAVLDIKSENRQPDPEIVMLNYGASPGFAARCRQSGVLVTLPMPAKYQTFAGTMCIVLNGSVNDSAAAKTATDSEKHKSLKILLAEDNIVNRELAVRLLRKKGHSVVTAMTGKEALERLGRESFDLVFMDVQMPEMDGFEATGIIRSGKDKNINKEITIIAMTAHAMKGDRERCIEAGMNDFISKPIAAGALYEIIARYAPVDSAEHSAIELDAARAQKPKLIVFDIEETLSRFDGDEELLRKLCGAFLEDAPRQIKKLKDLLKSDDVHAIEAQAHTIKGMSANIGGSFVRNEALRMELAARKPDLEKIRTIYPKMESEMDVLIAAVKEYASGKQA comes from the coding sequence ATGGATAATGTTGTGGCAGCACAAGGAGGTATGATTAGCTCTCATGCAGGAACCGGTGATAAATACCGCAACCTCGTTGAAAATATGCACGATTTTGTGCTTGAGATTGATACCAATTGGCGGATTATTTTTGCCAATAACTCATTTGCTTTAAATACAGGTTATTCCGTCGACGCCCTCTTAAACACCGACATCATGGCCTATATTCACCCTGATGATATAAATACATGTATGCAAATTGCAGGGGAAAATGCACTGCACCACACCCCGTTAGAGTATCGGTTCAGAAAAAATGATGGCTCTTATATCGTGCTGGCTTCAAAAACTAATCATCTCTATGATTCTTACGGGAACCTGACATCCTATCTGTTGGTTTCATTTGACATAACTGCAAGAAAGCAGGTTGAGGCACAACTGAGGACAGATAAAGAGACTGCAGAGGCTGCCAATGTTGCAAAGAGCGATTTCATAGCCAGTATCAGCCATGAGCTTAGAACCCCTATGAACGGCATAATCGGAATGACTGAGCTTACTTTGGAAACAGAACTGTCCTCTGAGCAAAGAAGGAATCTGGAAATGGTCAGAGATTCTGCTCACTCCCTGCTTCACTTATTGAACAGTGTGCTGGATTACTCTAAGATGGAGGCCGGAAAGTTTGAGCTTGACAGTATGGAGTTTAATCTTTATGACGCAGTGGAATCATCCCTCGACCCGCTTCTTGTACAGTTTCAGAAAAAAGGCATAAAGCTTCACTGCATTATAGAGCCGGATGTCCCTGTCATGGTAATGGGTGACCCTGCAAGGCTGCGGCAGATAATTATAAACATCTGCGGTAACGCTATAAAATTTACAGAAAAAGGCTCTGTCACTCTTAAACTCTCTAAGGGCGCAGCTCTGGATGGCACCGTTACGCTTCATTTCACAATAACCGATACCGGGATAGGAATACCAAAGGGCAGAGAAGGCGCTATTTTTGACAGTTTCACACAGGCTGACCGCTCAACGGCAAGAAAATACGGCGGCACCGGACTGGGCCTCACTATAACAAAAAAACTCATTGTTTTAATGGGAGGGGATATAACAGTAAGCAGTACTGTTAACGTTGGTACCACTTTTAATTTCACTATCCAATGCCATGCCTTAACAGACAGAGGGGTGGAGCTTAAACCCAGTCTGGCAAAAATCTTTTCCGGTAAATCCATAATAGTGGCAGACTCAGATGAATTAAGCAGACAGGTTTTAGTTAATATGTCAAAGTGGTGCGGATTTAGCGTTTATGAGGCAGAGAGCGCCTCTGAAATTGAAGATGCCTATAAACAAGCTGCAGCCTCAGGTACTCAGATAGCAGTTGCAATAATTTCATCTGAGTTAAAGGATGCAGACGGTTTTAGCGCTGTGCTGGATATAAAATCTGAAAACCGCCAACCTGACCCTGAAATAGTAATGCTGAATTACGGAGCCTCACCGGGATTTGCTGCAAGATGCCGGCAATCAGGCGTTTTGGTAACTCTTCCAATGCCTGCTAAATATCAAACGTTTGCCGGTACAATGTGCATTGTCCTTAACGGCTCAGTGAACGACTCTGCTGCTGCTAAAACGGCCACTGATTCGGAAAAACACAAGAGCCTCAAAATACTTCTTGCCGAGGACAACATCGTAAATCGTGAACTGGCAGTGAGATTATTGAGAAAGAAAGGCCATTCGGTAGTAACCGCAATGACTGGCAAAGAGGCCTTGGAGAGGTTGGGCAGAGAGAGCTTTGACCTTGTATTTATGGATGTCCAAATGCCGGAGATGGATGGCTTTGAAGCTACCGGCATAATACGAAGCGGCAAAGATAAAAACATCAACAAGGAAATAACGATAATAGCCATGACAGCACATGCTATGAAAGGCGACAGAGAGAGGTGCATCGAGGCCGGAATGAACGACTTTATATCTAAACCTATTGCAGCTGGTGCTCTTTACGAAATAATTGCAAGGTATGCTCCGGTTGACTCCGCTGAGCACTCAGCGATTGAGTTGGATGCTGCCAGGGCACAAAAACCGAAACTTATTGTGTTTGACATAGAGGAAACACTTTCCAGATTTGACGGCGACGAGGAACTGTTAAGAAAACTCTGCGGGGCTTTCTTAGAGGATGCACCGCGACAGATTAAAAAACTCAAGGACCTCCTTAAAAGCGATGATGTTCATGCAATTGAAGCACAGGCGCATACTATAAAAGGGATGTCGGCAAACATAGGGGGCTCATTTGTAAGAAATGAGGCTTTGAGGATGGAGTTGGCAGCAAGAAAACCTGATTTGGAAAAGATACGTACAATTTATCCAAAAATGGAATCGGAGATGGATGTGTTAATAGCCGCGGTGAAAGAGTATGCGTCAGGAAAACAGGCATAA